A genomic stretch from Aedes albopictus strain Foshan chromosome 2, AalbF5, whole genome shotgun sequence includes:
- the LOC134286686 gene encoding uncharacterized protein LOC134286686 gives MSEKSEKSKKSHGEGDGEENVNEEVESKVKLLIRKRGQSMAKVTRARKVIIETGHELTKPQLVVYQKQLNQYYSEWHYYHDQILELIEDDVVHDHMDNCDKFEEKYMEVLTALEEVSISLGVSTHPAANWNEANQQADRQDKIIIQQQPLKVPMPTFDGKYENWPKFKSMFLDLMSRSRDSDAIKLYHLDKALIGGAAGMLDPKTISDNNYAHAWRILEERFENQRVIVDNHIRGLLNLKRMSKESYTDLRELLDECIRHVENLKFHGQALTGVSELMVVNLLTGALDKYTRKQWESTLDHGELPNYYDTITFLKTQCNILERCEAASESTKSIQPKPAASSKIPAYKSHAAISSEKSPLECDFCGGDHINFSCPEFRKLNTSQRTEKVKTSRLCFNCLRKGHSARECGSDKSCAQCRKRHNTLLHFENSLSSNSSSQLVESLPEESINEELKPEAASTTNSEERASGSTVTSCTCNQKSSESQVFLMTAVVQVMDNSGGTHRCRILLDCASQVNTIRAELASKLGLPTKPVSTVVIGVNGKRSHITQEVSVSLKSLYDGFQAKVECLVMDQVTSSLPTLSDDIDSWELPSGIQLADPTFYVPGEVDILLGAKHFWSAMKSGKRKLGVGFPELRETHFGWVVVGTRSKGFSAVQTLSCNVLSLQDLNSTVEQFWELEQLPSSPLFSSEEVSCEEFYQQSHKRDESGRYVVGLPFKNGDSELGESRTMALRRFLLLERRLEQNPELKHEYSKFLREYEDMGHCKIVDESKDAPGSKSYYLPHHAVLRPSSTSTKLRVVFDASAKSSSGVSLNELLMVGPTVQDSLFAILLRFRRFPFVFSADLSKMYRQIRMDQNCINYQRIFWRENSTDPLKVFGLNTVTYGTASAPFLATRTLVQLAEDEHERFPVGAQILKDDFYVDDCLSGFETLEEAAQAIGELRGILHEGGFSIHKWCSNTQQLLDLVPRDEWEKQTDIAEISYSNNNHTVKTLGLLWEPEKDQFLFSTNSDSSCDDVIPTKRVVLSTIARIFDPLGLISPVIVLGKLLIQDVSRNNRIVSNHLTILELRRSMRTLVGLMQRTSTLGDDYKRVLRSEPCKQIQSLNPFIDDGVLRASELQLVVDHDPQLYFSEHLELIVHPPLVTILPNVQTCGCLPPPPPPFCGAQMPAVLASSPCPGK, from the exons ATGTCGGAGAAAagtgaaaaaagtaaaaaaagccATGGCGAAGGCGATGGCGAAGAAAACGTCAATGAGGAGGTGGAAAGCAAAGTGAAGCTGCTCATCCGGAAGCGCGGCCAGTCGATGGCTAAAGTTACCAGAGCGAGAAAAGTGATCATCGAAACCGGACATGAGCTCACTAAGCCGCAGCTGGTGGTCTACCAGAAGCAGCTAAACCAATACTACTCCGAGTGGCATTACTACCACGACCAAATACTCGAACTCATCGAGGACGATGTAGTGCACGACCACATGGATAATTGCGACAAGTTTgaggaaaaatacatggaagtGCTGACGGCGCTGGAGGAAGTATCCATTTCGCTCGGAGTATCAACCCACCCAGCGGCGAATTGGAATGAAGCAAACCAACAGGCGGATCGACAGGACAAAATCATCATCCAACAACAGCCGTTGAAAGTCCCGATGCCAACTTTCGACGGAAAGTATGAAAATTGGCCAAAATTCAAATCCATGTTTTTGGATTTGATGAGCCGGTCTCGGGACTCCGATGCCATAAAATTATACCACCTGGATAAAGCTCTTATTGGTGGTGCCGCCGGAATGCTGGATCCAAAAACGATCAGCGACAACAATTATGCCCACGCCTGGCGCATATTGGAGGAGAGATTCGAAAACCAGCGTGTAATAGTGGACAACCATATTCGTGGTTTGTTGAATTTGAAAAGGATGTCCAAGGAATCCTACACGGATCTGAGGGAACTGTTGGATGAGTGTATCCGACAtgtggaaaatctgaaattccacgGTCAAGCGCTAACCGGAGTATCCGAGCTCATGGTGGTGAACCTTCTAACGGGAGCATTGGATAAATACACGCGGAAGCAATGGGAGTCAACACTGGACCATGGAGAACTACCGAACTACTACGACACAATTACGTTTCTCAAGACGCAGTGCAACATTCTAGAGCGGTGTGAGGCCGCTAGCGAATCGACAAAAAGTATTCAACCAAAACCCGCCGCTTCGTCAAAGATTCCTGCCTACAAATCTCATGCGGCTATTTCGTCTGAGAAGTCTCCACTCGAGTGTGATTTCTGTGGTGGCGACCACATCAACTTTAGTTGCCCGGAGTTCCGTAAGCTGAACACAAGCCAGAGAACAGAGAAGGTGAAGACATCCAGGCTATGCTTCAATTGTCTCCGAAAAGGACATAGTGCCAGAGAATGTGGTTCAGACAAATCCTGCGCCCAGTGTAGAAAACGCCACAACACGTTGCTGCATTTTGAAAACTCACTATCGTCCAATTCGTCGAGCCAACTTGTGGAGTCCCTTCCGGAGGAATCAATAAACGAGGAACTAAAGCCGGAAGCAGCATCGACGACTAACTCGGAGGAGCGAGCAAGTGGTTCAACAGTAACGTCGTGCACATGCAACCAAAAATCATCCGAATCGCAAGTATTTCTAATGACGGCCGTCGTCCAGGTGATGGATAATTCCGGAGGAACGCATCGGTGTCGCATTCTCTTGGACTGCGCCTCGCAGGTTAACACCATTCGTGCTGAACTGGCATCGAAGCTGGGTCTACCAACGAAACCGGTGAGCACTGTGGTAATCGGTGTAAATGGTAAGCGAAGCCACATCACTCAAGAGGTAAGCGTATCTTTGAAATCCCTATACGACGGTTTCCAAGCAAAAGTGGAATGTCTGGTCATGGATCAAGTGACCAGTAGTCTTCCGACCTTATCGGATGACATCGATTCCTGGGAGCTTCCATCCGGAATCCAATTGGCGGACCCGACGTTCTACGTCCCGGGAGAGGTAGACATCTTGCTCGGGGCAAAGCATTTCTGGAGTGCCATGAAGAGTGGCAAACGCAAACTTGGAGTTGGATTCCCTGAGCTCCGTGAAACTCATTTTGGCTGGGTGGTAGTCGGGACTCGTTCGAAGGGATTTTCTGCTGTTCAAACGTTGAGTTGTAATGTCCTTTCTCTCCAAGATCTCAACAGTACCGTCGAACAGTTCTGGGAGCTGGAACAGCTCCCTAGCAGTCCTCTTTTTTCCTCCGAAGAAGTTTCTTGTGAAGAATTCTATCAGCAGTCGCATAAACGAGATGAATCTGGTCGCTATGTTGTTGGTCTCCCTTTCAAAAATGGTGACAGTGAATTGGGTGAGAGTCGTACCATGGCCTTGAGACGATTTCTGCTACTTGAAAGGCGGTTGGAGCAAAATCCTGAGCTCAAGCATGAGTACTCGAAATTTCTGCGGGAATATGAAGATATGGGTCACTGTAAAATCGTGGACGAATCGAAGGATGCACCCGGTAGCAAGTCATATTACCTGCCGCACCACGCGGTGTTGCGACCGTCAAGTACCTCGACTAAATTAAGGGTCGTATTTGATGCGTCTGCCAAATCGTCATCTGGTGTCTCTCTAAACGAGCTGTTAATGGTAGGTCCTACAGTTCAAGACAGTTTGTTCGCTATCCTGCTGCGTTTCCGACGATTCCCGTTTGTCTTCAGTGCCGATCTCTCCAAGATGTATCGACAAATACGTATGGATCAGAACTGCATCAATTACCAACGGATTTTCTGGCGAGAGAATTCCACGGATCCGCTCAAGGTTTTTGGTCTGAATACGGTAACCTATGGCACTGCTTCCGCACCCTTTCTGGCCACCCGCACTCTCGTCCAGTTAGCAGAGGATGAACATGAAAGGTTTCCTGTTGGTGCTCAAATTTTAAAGGACGATTTCTATGTCGACGATTGTCTCAGCGGATTTGAAACACTCGAAGAAGCAGCACAGGCCATCGGTGAGCTCAGAGGAATCTTGCATGAAGGTGGATTTTCAATTCATAAATGGTGCTCGAATACACAGCAGCTGCTTGATTTAGTTCCTAGGGATGAATGGGAGAAACAAACCGATATTGCCGAAATATCGTACTCGAACAACAATCACACCGTGAAGACTTTGGGGTTACTGTGGGAGCCTGAAAAAGATCAATTTCTATTCAGCACGAATTCTGATTCTTCCTGCGATGATGTCATACCTACCAAACGAGTGGTTCTGTCCACGATTGCCAGAATTTTTGATCCGTTGGGACTGATTTCTCCCGTGATTGTGCTAGGAAAACTGCTAATCCAGGATGT AAGCAGGAACAATCGAATTGTTTCGAATCACTTGACCATCCTTGAGCTTCGCCGATCGATGAGGACTCTGGTTGGTTTGATGCAGCGCACCAGTACACTGGGAGATGACTACAAACGAGTTCTACGAAGTGAGCCATGCAAGCAGATCCAATCGCTTAATCCTTTCATCGACGACGGGGTGCTGAGA GCTAGCGAACTTCAActtgtcgtcgatcatgacccccaattataCTTCAGTGAGCACTTggagttgatcgtgcacccgcctCTGGTGACCATACTGCCTAATGTTCAGAcctgcggttgtttaccaccaccacctcctccgttttgtggtgcgcaaaTGCCAGCTGTCTTGGCCTCATCGCCCTGCCCTGGAAAGTGA